In Chloroflexota bacterium, one genomic interval encodes:
- a CDS encoding MerR family DNA-binding transcriptional regulator: protein MSDEPVYSTVEICQMFGISKSTIFRWEREELLPPIQRDISGQREYAQEHVNAISERQKEQLSKRYERAINLGDNASLRRISEAVSLRKFFENDLTGLYELAEFPEVSPETLKQLMQIALEQYEPGDKVFCEIIRVLWEHSCGGCA, encoded by the coding sequence ATGAGTGATGAACCCGTTTATTCCACTGTAGAAATTTGCCAGATGTTCGGCATCTCAAAGAGTACCATCTTTCGCTGGGAGCGCGAGGAATTGCTACCGCCAATTCAACGTGATATTTCAGGGCAGCGCGAGTATGCGCAGGAGCATGTCAATGCCATCAGCGAACGCCAGAAAGAACAACTCAGCAAGCGCTATGAGCGCGCCATTAATCTGGGCGATAACGCCAGTCTGCGGCGGATTTCCGAAGCTGTATCTTTGCGAAAATTCTTTGAGAACGATCTGACAGGCCTGTATGAGCTGGCTGAGTTCCCCGAAGTTTCTCCCGAGACATTGAAACAACTGATGCAAATTGCCCTCGAACAGTATGAACCAGGGGACAAGGTTTTTTGTGAGATTATACGTGTCTTATGGGAACATTCATGTGGTGGTTGTGCCTAG